The nucleotide sequence GATGCGCACGGGCTTGTTCGGGTAGGCATCGGCTTCGCCGTTCGGGGCCGCGGCCGACGCCGGGAGCATGCTGGCGAAGACACCGAACGCCGCGAGGGCGTTGCGCAGGAGGGTTTTCACGGTGGGGCCTCGTTCGGGTGGGGAGCGTTCGGGCGGGTGCCACGAGCCGCGACGATTCTGCGAGGCCTTCTATCTCTCTACAAACCAGAAATTCCGACCTATTATTCGCGTTCCGCGATAACTGCCCGTGGCCGGGACCGGGGCGCATGACCGATCGAGTGACCCTCAAGCATCTGCGCTCGTTTGCGGCGGTGGCCGAGACGGGCTCGTTCACGCTGGCGGCGGCCCGCCTGTGCGTCACCCAGTCGGCGCTGACGGCGGTGATCCAGCAGTTCGAGGAGGCGGTCGGCCAGAGGATGTTCGACCGGTCCACGCGCCGCGTCAGCCTGACGCGCCAGGCCGAACAGTTCCTGCCCGAGGCCTTGCGCGTGCTGCACAGCTTCGACAACGCCGTGGGCGACCTGATGGCGCTGTCCAGCGGGCGCAGCGGCCAGATCCGCATCGCCGCGGCCGCCTCCGTGATCCGGCACTTCCTCGCGCGCTCGCTGGAGGAGTTCCGCCTCGGCTATCCCGACATCAGCATCACCTTGCGCGACGCGGCTGCGAGGGAGGTGGAACGCCTGGTGATCGAAGGCGAGGTGGACTTCGGCATCGAGAGCAGCTACCAGCCTTCCGAGAGCCTGCAGTACGTGCCGCTGGTGAACGACCGCTACGGCGTGGTCTGCCGCAGGGACCTGCCGGTGGCCGCGCTGCAGGCGCCGCTGCGCTGGGCGGACCTCCCCGCGGCGGGCTACGTGTCCTTCAGCGCGGACACCGGCATCGGCCACTTCCTGCGGCGGCACGCGGCGCACTGGCCGGTGCTGCGCCAGGCGCACGACGAGGTGAGCAGCACCACCTCGCTGTTCACCCTGCTGGGCGCCGGCTCGCGGTACTCCGTCGTGCCGGCGATGGCGTTCCGCGAAACGGAGTTCCCGGAACTGGTCTTTCGCGAACTGGTGGACCCGCCGCTGTCGCGCGAGATCTGCCTGATCACCCGGCGCCTGCGCTCGCTCTCGTCCAATGCCGAGCGGCTGCTGAAGGTCGTGGTGTCCAACCTGCACCAGGCGCGCCTGCCGGCCGGGGCGGAGGTGGTGGTCGGGCCGGCCCGGTAGCAGGAGCGTGTAAAGCCTACCGCGGCCGGCGAAGATGCCAGTCGGTGGCGTCCTGGTAGGCCCAGCCTATGCGCAGCGCCGTCGCCTCGTCGTAGGCGCGGCACACGACCTGCAGTGACGTGGGCAGGCCATCGGGCGCGCTGCCGTTGGGCAGCGCCAGCCCGCACAGGTCGAGGAAGTTGCCGAAGCGGGTGAAGTGCGCCGGCGCCTTGGTCTGGTCCACCTCCTCCAGCGGCAGCGCCGTTGTCATCGTGGTCGGCGTCAGCAGCGCGTCGATGCCCTCGAGCGCCGACTCGAACTTGCGCTTCATCTCCTGCCGCACCTGCAGCGCCTCGATGTAAGACTGCGCGCTGATGTTGCGGCCCGCCGCGATGCGCGGCCGCACGTGCGGATCCAGGGGGGCGCTCTCGTCGTCGATCAGCTCGTGGTACAGCGCATAGCTCTCGGCGGCCATGATCCGCAGGTTGAAGGCGGCGACGTCGGCGAACAGGAAAGGCAGGTCGACCGGCACGATCTCGGCGCCCAGGCGTTCCAGGTCCTGCAGCGAGCGGTCGTACGCGGCGAGCACGTCGGCCGACGCGAACTGGCGCTCCACTTCGGGCATTCGCGCCAGGCGCATCCCGCGCACGCCGCGCTTGAGGGTCGGCATGGGGTCGGTGAAAGGCAGGCCCAGCGTGAGCGGGTCCTGCCGGTCCGGCCCCTGCATGGCCATGTACAACAGGGCCGCGTCCTCGACCGAGCGCGCCATCGGGCCGGGCGTGTCGAGGGTCGGGCTCAGGGGCAGCACGCCATGCGTGCTCACGCGGCCTATCGTGGTCTTCAGGCCGGTGATGCCGCACCACGACGCCGGCATGCGCACGGAACCGCCGGTGTCGGTGCCGACCGCCCAGGGCGCCAGCCCGGCGGCGACGGCCACCGCCGATCCGCTGCTGGAGCCGCCCGGCGTGCGCGCCCGTGCCATGTCCCAGGGATTCCACGGCGTGCCGCGCAGCGAGTTGGTGCCCCAGCCGCCCATCGCGAATTCCACGGTGTGGGTCTTGCCGAGCACGATCATGCCTTGCGCTATCAGCTTTTGCGCCAGCGTGGCGGTACGCGTCGCCCGTCTCGTCTTCCACACCTCGCTGCCGCCCGTCACCATCTTGCCCTCGAGCTCGACCAGGTCCTTCAGCGCGATGGGGATGCCGTGCAGCGGGCCGATCGCGTGGCCCGAGCGGATCGCCGCCTCGGCGCCGCGCGCCGCCAGCCGGGCTTCGTCCGCATACACCTCGACGTAGGCATGCAGCTTGGGATCTTGCGCATGGATGCGGGCCAGATAGGCCTCCGTGAGCTCGACGGGCGAGAGCCGGCAGGACATCAGTTGCTGCGAAAGCTGGTGCGCGGGCAGCTGGGTCAAGTCTTGTTGTGCCATGGCGGGCAATTTATCGCCGGCATCCACCCGGGCAAAATCATTTATTTGAGGCGGGGTTGATAACATTTGCCGATCATGCGCATCACCCTCCGCCAGATCGAGGCGTTCTACTGGACGGCCAAGCTCGGGAGCATCCACGCCGCGGCGGACCACCTGAACTTCAGCCAGCCCGCCCTGTCCTCCCGGGTCAAGGAGCTGGAAGGCGCGCTGAACATGGAGCTGTTCTCGCGCAAGAACCAGCGCGTGCAGCTCACCCCGGCCGGCCGCAACGCGCTGGCACATGCAGAGCGCGTGCTCAACGCCGCGCAGGATTTCGCGCGGCTGGGCGGAGCGGTGCCGCCGCTGGAGGGCGTGCTGCGGCTGGGTTCGGACGAATCCACGGCGATGCTGGCGCTGACCGAGGTGTTGAGCCAGTTGAAGCTGCGCCACCCGAAACTGATCGTGGAACTCAGCATCGACGTGGGCGCGGTGCTGATCGAAAAATTGCGCAAGCGGGAATTGGACATCGCGCTGCATACCAACCCCGGCGCGGCCTCGCATGTCATCGACGAGATGCTCGGCTGGGAGGAATTCCAATGGGTGGCCGCGCGCGCGATGCAGATCCCCGAAGGCGAGTTCATCCCCTCGCTGGCGACCGGCCTGCCGATCGTCACCAACTCGCCGCCGTCGACGCTGAACAGCCTGGTGCGCAAGTGGCTGCAAAGCGGCGGCCAGGAGTTCGACGGCGTGAACTCATGCAATTCGCTGCAGCTGATGCTGCAGCTGGTGCGCGCCGGCCATGCGATCGCCGTCCTGCCGGTACCCTTGGTGCGCGAGCACCTGGCCACCGGCGAACTGCGCATCCTGCAGGCCCGGCCGCACATCCCGCTGGCGCCCTACTACGCCTCGTACCTGAAGGACTCGGGCGGGCGCAGCGTGGCGGCGGTGGTGGAGATCGCGCGCTCGGTGCTGGAGAAGGTGCGCTTCTTCACGCGCATCGCGGAGCCGGAAGCCGCCACGGCCTCGTAGCCAGGTTACTGCGGTTCGACGCCGGCGGCCTTGAGGATGCGGCCGTACTCGGCGGAGTCCTTGCGGATCATCTCCGCCATCTCCTGCGGCGTGCCGCCGATCGGGTCGAGACTGATGTCGGCGAACTGCTTGCCCATGTCAGCCTTCAGCCCCTTGTTCAGCTCCGCGTTGAGGCGGTCGACAGCGGGCTTGGGCGTGCCCGCCGGCACGACCAGGCCGATCCAGGTGATCGATTCGTAGCCCGGGACCCCGGCCTCAGCCACGGTCGGCAGGTCGGGGAGCAGGGGCGACCGCTTGGCGCTGGTGATCGCCAAGGCGCGCAGTTTGCCGTCCTTTTCCCTGGCGTAGGGCAACGCCGTCGGCGAGGTCTCGAACATGGTCTGGATCTGGCCGCCCAGCAGGTCGTTCAGAGCCGGGGCGCCGCCCTTGTAGGGCACGTGCAGCACGTTGACGCCCGTCGCCGTGGCGAACTGGCGCGCGGCGATGTCCTGCCCGGTGCCGATGCCGGCGTTGCCCATGGTGATCTTGTTCGGCTGCGCCTTGGCCAGCGCGACCAGTTCCTGCACGCTCTTGGCCGGCAGCGAGGGATGGACCAGCAGGATGTTGGGCTGGTTCACCAGGCGGATCACCGGCGCGAAGTCCTTGAAGGGATCGAAGCCGGTCTTCTTGTACAGGTGCATGTTGGCCGCCAGCACGCCCGAGCTCGAGACGAACAGCGTGTGGCCGTCGGCCGGCGACTTGGCGGCGATCTCCGCGCCGATGTTGCCGGACGCGCCGGCACGGTTGTCGACCACCACCGGCTGGCCGAGCGACTCCGTGAGGCGCTTGGCGACAGCGCGCGCCACCATGTCCACGCTGCCGCCGGCCGGGAAGGGCACGATGATCTTGAGGGGCCCCGTCGGGTAGGCCTGGGCGGACGCGCCCCCGGCGGCGAGGAGCGCGAGCAGGAGGAGGCTGCGACGCACGCAATCGATCATGGATGTCTCCTAGTGGTTCAGGGATGGGGAAGGCACGGCAGTCAGGTCCTGGCCGCCTGTTTCTGCTTCTCGATGGTTTCGAGGATCACCTTCGTGGTCCCCATGATGTCGGGGTACTTCTCGCCGGCGTCGATGCGGGCCAGGGTGTGCTTCTCGTCCCTCATCATCTGCAGCGCGCGGTGCGCCGAATACTCGATGTCGGAGGGCGGCATCACCAGCACGCCGTTCTCGTCGGCCAGGATGGCGTCGCCCGGGTTCACGGCCACGCCGCCGCAGGTGACGGGGATGCCGAACTCGCCGCCCAGCCCCAGGGTCTTGACCGTGACGCAGGAGGTACCGCGGGACCAGACCGGCACGCCATACTGGCGCAGCTCGCCGAGGTCGGTCACCAGCCCGTCCACCACGATGCCCGCGACTCCCGCGGCGCGCGCCGCATAGGCGACCGCGCCGCCGAGCGAGGCGATGGACATGTCGCCGCAGCGGTCGATCACGATGAAGTCGCCGGGCCGCGCCTGGCCCACGGCGTAGTGCACCATCGCGCCGTCCATGCCCGGCATGCGGATGGTGAGGGCGGTGCCGGCCACGCGGCGATCCTGGAAATGGGCCCGGATCTCCGGGCTCATGAAGCCCGTGTAGCGGAAGTGGCCGATCACCGCGGGCTCGGCCTGCACCAGCAGCTCCAGCAGCTGGGGGTCTACGGCAGGCGGAAGGGGATTGAGGACGTACATCGAAAGCCCTGAGGCTCGGAAAAGAAAGTCCGGCCAATTTAGCGCTGCTCCGAGCAGGGGAAGGCGAGTTATCTGGACGGAAGTTGATCAGGTTTTTCGATCAAACCGGACCTGTCCTGCTCAGCCAGCCGCCGAAAAGAAGGACTTTCCGCGCTTGCGCAGCAGTTCGCCGCGCACATCCGGGCCGAGCATGCGAAGTGGAGCGCCCTGATCCGCGAAGCCGACATCCGCATAGAGTAGGCACCCCGGAACCACACACAGGAGACAAGGCATGAACAACCTCCCCCGCCGCGCCGTGCTGGCGCTCGCCATCGCCCTGCCCTTCGCGTCGTCGGCCCAGGCGCCGGCCTGGCCGGCCAAGCCCATCACGCTGGTGGTGGGCAGCGCGCCCGGAGGATCCAACGACACCTTCGCCCGCGCCATCGGCAAGCGGCTGCAGGACGCGCTGGGCCAGCCGGTGCTGGTGGAGAACAAGCCGGCCGGCGGCGGCGTGCTCGCCAACACCTTCGTGGCCAAGGCGCCGCCGGACGGCTACAGCCTGGTGGTGCTGTCGTCCACCTTCACCACCGGCGCGGCGATCCGCACCAACCTGCAGTACGACGCGGTCAAGAGCTTCAAGCCGGTGGCGCTGCTGGCCAAGGGACCGCTGCTGGTCACCGTGCCCGCCGACTCGCCCTACAAGACCATCGCCGAGCTGGTGGCCGCCGCCAAGGCCAGCCCCGGTAAGCTGAACTACGGCACTTCCGGCGCCGGCAGCATCAACCACTTCGCCACCGAGCTGTTCTCCGGCGCGGCCGGCATCCGCATGACCCACGTGCCGTACAAGGGCATGGGGCCGGCCACCAACGACCTGATCGGCGGCCAGATCCAGGTGCTGGTGGCGAGCGCGCCCTCCATCCTGTCGCAGGTGCGCAGCGGCCGCGTGCGGGCGCTGGCGGTGACCACCGCCACGCGCTCGCCGGTGGCGCCCGAGCTGCCGGCGCTGGAGCAGTCCGGCTACAAGGGCAGCGCCAGCGAGCTGTGGTGGGGCGTGCTCGCCCCCGCGGGGACGCCGCAGCCGGTGGTGGACCGGCTGAATGCCGAGATCAGCAAGATCGTGCTGTCCGGCGAGATGAAGGAGTTCTTCCTGAAGGAAGGCGCCGAGCCCGCCCCCATGAAGCCGGCCCAGTTCGAGGCGTTCATCGCCGCCGAGATCGACCGCTGGAAGCAGGTGGCCGGGGCCGCCGACATCAAGCCCGAGTGAGCGCGCCGGCCGTGACGAACCGGCTGCGCGGCATCCTGTCGCTGGAGGATTTCGAGGCGGCGGCCCGGCGCGTGCTGCCCAGGCCGATCTTCGGCTACGTGTCCGGCGGCTGCGAGACCGACGCCTCCCTGCACGGCAACCGTGCCGCGTTCGGCGAATACGGCTTCGTCACGCGCGTGCTGCAGGGCGTGGCGCAGCGCACGCAGGCGACGTCGCTGCTCGGACACAGCTGGTCGGCGCCGTTCGGCATCGCGCCCATGGGCATGTGCGCGCTCAGCGCCTACCGCGGCGACATCGTGCTGGCGCGGGCGGCGGCGGCGGCCAACATCCCCATGCTGTGCAGCGGCACCGGCCTGATCGCCCTGGAGGAAGTGCGGCAGGCCAACCGCGACGCCTGGTTCCAGGCCTACGTCCCCGGCGAGCCGCAACGCATCGAGGCGTTGATCGAGCGCGTCGCGCGTGCCGGGTACGGCACCCTGGTGATCACGGCCGGCACCGCCGTGTCCGGCAACCGCGAGAACCATGTGCGCGTGGGTTTCTCCAGCCCGCTGCGCCCGAGCGCGGCGCTCGCCTGGCAGGGCCTGACGCATCCGCGCTGGCTGGTCGGCACCGCGCTGCGCACGCTGCTGCGCCATGGCATGCCGCACTTCGAGAATTCGCAGGCCACGCGCGGCGCGCCCATCCTCGCCCGCCATGCGGTTCGCGACTTCGGCGCCCGGGACCACCTGGGCTGGGAACACCTGCGCCTGATCCGCACGCTGTGGAAGGGCCGGCTGGTGGTCAAGGGGATCATGAACGCCGACGACGCGCGGCTGGCGCGCGACTGCGGCGCCGAAGGCATCATCGTCTCCAACCATGGCGGCCGCCAGCTCGACGGCGCGGTGTCGCCGCTGCGCGTGCTGCCCGCGGTGGTGGAGGCCGTG is from Ramlibacter tataouinensis TTB310 and encodes:
- a CDS encoding LysR family transcriptional regulator, which encodes MTDRVTLKHLRSFAAVAETGSFTLAAARLCVTQSALTAVIQQFEEAVGQRMFDRSTRRVSLTRQAEQFLPEALRVLHSFDNAVGDLMALSSGRSGQIRIAAAASVIRHFLARSLEEFRLGYPDISITLRDAAAREVERLVIEGEVDFGIESSYQPSESLQYVPLVNDRYGVVCRRDLPVAALQAPLRWADLPAAGYVSFSADTGIGHFLRRHAAHWPVLRQAHDEVSSTTSLFTLLGAGSRYSVVPAMAFRETEFPELVFRELVDPPLSREICLITRRLRSLSSNAERLLKVVVSNLHQARLPAGAEVVVGPAR
- a CDS encoding amidase — translated: MAQQDLTQLPAHQLSQQLMSCRLSPVELTEAYLARIHAQDPKLHAYVEVYADEARLAARGAEAAIRSGHAIGPLHGIPIALKDLVELEGKMVTGGSEVWKTRRATRTATLAQKLIAQGMIVLGKTHTVEFAMGGWGTNSLRGTPWNPWDMARARTPGGSSSGSAVAVAAGLAPWAVGTDTGGSVRMPASWCGITGLKTTIGRVSTHGVLPLSPTLDTPGPMARSVEDAALLYMAMQGPDRQDPLTLGLPFTDPMPTLKRGVRGMRLARMPEVERQFASADVLAAYDRSLQDLERLGAEIVPVDLPFLFADVAAFNLRIMAAESYALYHELIDDESAPLDPHVRPRIAAGRNISAQSYIEALQVRQEMKRKFESALEGIDALLTPTTMTTALPLEEVDQTKAPAHFTRFGNFLDLCGLALPNGSAPDGLPTSLQVVCRAYDEATALRIGWAYQDATDWHLRRPR
- a CDS encoding LysR family transcriptional regulator, whose translation is MRITLRQIEAFYWTAKLGSIHAAADHLNFSQPALSSRVKELEGALNMELFSRKNQRVQLTPAGRNALAHAERVLNAAQDFARLGGAVPPLEGVLRLGSDESTAMLALTEVLSQLKLRHPKLIVELSIDVGAVLIEKLRKRELDIALHTNPGAASHVIDEMLGWEEFQWVAARAMQIPEGEFIPSLATGLPIVTNSPPSTLNSLVRKWLQSGGQEFDGVNSCNSLQLMLQLVRAGHAIAVLPVPLVREHLATGELRILQARPHIPLAPYYASYLKDSGGRSVAAVVEIARSVLEKVRFFTRIAEPEAATAS
- a CDS encoding Bug family tripartite tricarboxylate transporter substrate binding protein, giving the protein MIDCVRRSLLLLALLAAGGASAQAYPTGPLKIIVPFPAGGSVDMVARAVAKRLTESLGQPVVVDNRAGASGNIGAEIAAKSPADGHTLFVSSSGVLAANMHLYKKTGFDPFKDFAPVIRLVNQPNILLVHPSLPAKSVQELVALAKAQPNKITMGNAGIGTGQDIAARQFATATGVNVLHVPYKGGAPALNDLLGGQIQTMFETSPTALPYAREKDGKLRALAITSAKRSPLLPDLPTVAEAGVPGYESITWIGLVVPAGTPKPAVDRLNAELNKGLKADMGKQFADISLDPIGGTPQEMAEMIRKDSAEYGRILKAAGVEPQ
- a CDS encoding RraA family protein gives rise to the protein MYVLNPLPPAVDPQLLELLVQAEPAVIGHFRYTGFMSPEIRAHFQDRRVAGTALTIRMPGMDGAMVHYAVGQARPGDFIVIDRCGDMSIASLGGAVAYAARAAGVAGIVVDGLVTDLGELRQYGVPVWSRGTSCVTVKTLGLGGEFGIPVTCGGVAVNPGDAILADENGVLVMPPSDIEYSAHRALQMMRDEKHTLARIDAGEKYPDIMGTTKVILETIEKQKQAART
- a CDS encoding Bug family tripartite tricarboxylate transporter substrate binding protein, encoding MNNLPRRAVLALAIALPFASSAQAPAWPAKPITLVVGSAPGGSNDTFARAIGKRLQDALGQPVLVENKPAGGGVLANTFVAKAPPDGYSLVVLSSTFTTGAAIRTNLQYDAVKSFKPVALLAKGPLLVTVPADSPYKTIAELVAAAKASPGKLNYGTSGAGSINHFATELFSGAAGIRMTHVPYKGMGPATNDLIGGQIQVLVASAPSILSQVRSGRVRALAVTTATRSPVAPELPALEQSGYKGSASELWWGVLAPAGTPQPVVDRLNAEISKIVLSGEMKEFFLKEGAEPAPMKPAQFEAFIAAEIDRWKQVAGAADIKPE